One window from the genome of Enterococcus haemoperoxidus ATCC BAA-382 encodes:
- a CDS encoding TIGR01440 family protein has protein sequence MDNLNSYQKQLVQGLDEYLLQAELEIGDIFVLGCSSSEVSGGVIGKNSNLEIGEMIVSTLKDKLAKKGIHLAVQGCEHINRSLVVEKEIAKHHQFEIVSVVPALHAGGAAAVAAFQFFQNPVVVEKITAQGGIDIGDTSIGMHIQHVQVPVRTSIKEIGGAHTTYLRSRPKLIGGIRAVYN, from the coding sequence ATGGACAACCTAAACAGCTATCAAAAACAACTAGTACAAGGTCTCGACGAATATTTACTACAAGCCGAATTAGAAATAGGTGATATTTTTGTGCTTGGCTGCAGCAGTAGTGAAGTCAGTGGAGGCGTAATCGGTAAAAACTCTAATTTAGAAATTGGCGAGATGATTGTTTCTACACTTAAAGATAAGTTGGCCAAAAAAGGAATTCATTTAGCTGTACAAGGATGTGAACACATCAACCGTTCGCTAGTTGTTGAAAAAGAAATAGCCAAACACCACCAGTTTGAAATCGTTTCTGTCGTCCCAGCTCTTCATGCAGGCGGAGCTGCGGCAGTGGCTGCTTTTCAATTTTTCCAAAATCCAGTTGTTGTTGAAAAAATCACTGCACAAGGCGGTATAGATATTGGCGATACATCAATTGGGATGCATATCCAGCATGTCCAAGTTCCTGTTAGAACATCCATCAAAGAAATCGGAGGAGCGCACACGACTTATTTACGTAGTCGTCCTAAATTGATTGGAGGTATTCGTGCTGTTTACAACTAA
- a CDS encoding YxeA family protein, with product MKIIKTIVVLALLSGVTLFGAKLYTQNKSDELSGTIDQLNPLVTEGVVYVKTKKADSINSYGITTYKQQTFDKDGQQKELTFTADHELITDRYLKIYNKGAHVETFEEVSRETVPEKALQQLNK from the coding sequence TTGAAAATAATTAAAACAATCGTTGTACTAGCCTTACTTTCAGGCGTCACTCTTTTTGGAGCTAAACTATATACACAAAACAAATCAGATGAACTTTCAGGCACTATAGATCAATTAAACCCACTAGTGACAGAAGGTGTAGTTTATGTCAAAACAAAAAAAGCCGACAGCATAAACAGCTACGGCATTACGACATATAAACAACAAACATTCGACAAAGATGGTCAGCAAAAAGAACTTACTTTTACAGCAGATCATGAATTGATAACTGACCGTTATTTAAAAATATACAATAAAGGTGCCCATGTTGAAACATTTGAAGAAGTTTCTAGAGAAACCGTTCCTGAAAAAGCATTACAGCAATTGAATAAATAG
- the rpsP gene encoding 30S ribosomal protein S16, giving the protein MSVKIRLKRMGSKKSPFYRIVVADSRSPRDGRFIETVGTYNPLKDPAEVVLKEDLVLDWLSKGAQPSDTVRNILSKEGVMKKHHEAKLEKK; this is encoded by the coding sequence ATGTCAGTAAAAATTCGTTTAAAACGCATGGGTTCTAAAAAGAGTCCTTTTTACCGTATTGTAGTCGCAGATTCTCGTTCTCCTCGTGATGGACGTTTCATCGAAACTGTTGGAACTTACAATCCTTTAAAAGATCCTGCAGAAGTAGTTTTAAAAGAAGATTTAGTTTTAGACTGGTTGTCTAAAGGCGCTCAGCCTTCAGATACTGTTCGTAACATCCTTTCAAAAGAAGGCGTTATGAAAAAACACCACGAAGCTAAACTTGAAAAGAAATAA
- a CDS encoding KH domain-containing protein: MTDVKELVLTIVRPLVSQPELVKLEIEESDVFLEYNLTVSPEDIGRIIGKQGRVAKAIRTIVYSVRVDGPKKVRLNIVDGK, translated from the coding sequence ATGACAGATGTGAAAGAGTTAGTTTTAACTATCGTTCGCCCATTAGTCAGTCAACCTGAGCTAGTTAAATTAGAAATAGAGGAATCTGATGTCTTTCTAGAGTATAATTTGACGGTATCACCTGAAGATATTGGCCGTATTATTGGGAAGCAAGGACGTGTTGCTAAAGCAATTCGTACCATTGTTTACAGTGTACGTGTGGATGGACCGAAAAAAGTTCGTTTGAATATTGTAGATGGTAAATAG
- a CDS encoding DUF1576 domain-containing protein, whose protein sequence is MAKNNSQALFLHTNKKNPEMTDKNKNYYLLIGYCVILIIIGLLSEPITILWAGMIRILTSPSNLLTDYIELGTFGSAFVNSGLLTLISVLLAKKEKIPINGPMIAALFTVSGCSFFGKNLYNSIPIIIGGLCYAKIVKKPFSQFIVVSLFGSALSPIISYLTFGISLPLPLSIPLGCFVGIFIGLILPPLASHILTFHQGFSLYNVGFTSGLIAMMFTGILRMFGWKIEGKNLVSTAYHSKLLFFLLFLFFIMFVAGFIINHFSLKGLKDISKTSGKLITDFISIAGIGATMMNMALMGLLLVGYTQVSHSTLNGPIVGAILSAVGFSAFGNHLLNSLPLLVSVFLTAQLSSVFEVNQTTVVLAGIFGTGLAPIAGYYGITFGLIAGFLHMSLVTNVSYLHGGLNLYNNGFSTGFVAAVMVPLLDNILQIRKVKQHARKR, encoded by the coding sequence ATGGCTAAAAATAACAGCCAAGCACTTTTTTTACATACGAATAAAAAAAATCCAGAAATGACTGATAAAAATAAAAATTATTATCTTCTCATTGGTTATTGCGTTATTTTGATTATAATTGGTCTACTCAGTGAACCTATCACCATTCTCTGGGCAGGTATGATCCGTATTTTAACTTCCCCTAGCAATTTATTAACTGATTATATTGAACTTGGTACTTTCGGTAGTGCTTTTGTGAATAGTGGATTGCTTACACTGATTAGTGTGTTACTTGCTAAAAAAGAAAAAATTCCAATCAACGGTCCTATGATTGCTGCTTTATTTACCGTTTCAGGCTGTTCATTTTTTGGGAAAAATCTATATAATTCAATCCCAATTATTATTGGTGGACTTTGTTATGCAAAAATTGTAAAGAAGCCTTTTTCTCAATTTATCGTTGTTAGTTTATTTGGGAGTGCTCTATCTCCTATCATTAGCTATCTTACCTTTGGAATTTCTTTGCCACTCCCTCTTTCGATTCCTTTAGGATGTTTCGTTGGTATTTTTATTGGGTTGATTTTACCACCGTTAGCATCTCATATTCTTACCTTCCATCAAGGTTTTTCTTTATATAATGTTGGATTTACTTCCGGACTTATTGCAATGATGTTTACTGGAATTTTAAGGATGTTTGGCTGGAAAATCGAAGGAAAAAATTTAGTTTCTACTGCTTATCATTCCAAACTTCTTTTTTTTCTGTTATTTTTATTTTTTATTATGTTTGTTGCGGGGTTTATAATCAATCATTTTTCTCTGAAAGGTCTAAAAGATATCAGCAAAACTTCGGGTAAATTGATTACTGATTTTATTTCTATTGCAGGGATTGGCGCTACGATGATGAATATGGCGCTGATGGGTTTATTACTAGTTGGTTATACTCAAGTTAGTCATTCCACACTCAATGGTCCAATTGTTGGCGCTATTTTATCCGCTGTTGGTTTCAGCGCATTTGGTAATCATCTACTCAACAGCTTACCATTATTAGTTAGTGTTTTTTTGACAGCACAATTATCTTCGGTTTTTGAAGTAAATCAAACAACCGTGGTACTTGCAGGGATTTTTGGCACAGGGCTAGCACCGATTGCAGGATATTATGGGATTACTTTTGGCTTGATCGCCGGATTTTTGCATATGTCATTAGTTACAAATGTCAGCTATCTTCACGGTGGACTGAATCTCTATAATAATGGATTTTCTACTGGTTTTGTTGCGGCGGTCATGGTACCATTACTTGATAATATTTTACAGATCAGAAAGGTGAAACAACATGCAAGAAAGAGATAA
- a CDS encoding TetR/AcrR family transcriptional regulator encodes MVRKKVYQKQHILAAARDLLIEKGFSFITARNVAEHMGISTQPIYLEFKNMEELKLTLLKTTYEFLETEFFSKKQTSHILANFGLNYIDVAKSNSKLYIALYIDQHSYGQELKQLSFDSFRKSIQNDEKYTEIAKEQLEKLHMNSLICAMGMASLSISGIVNQSEDQLITAFEAVEKNCGI; translated from the coding sequence TTGGTTAGAAAGAAGGTCTATCAAAAGCAACATATTTTAGCAGCTGCACGAGATTTATTAATAGAAAAAGGTTTTTCCTTTATAACAGCACGAAATGTAGCTGAGCATATGGGGATTTCAACACAACCGATTTACCTTGAGTTTAAAAACATGGAAGAGTTGAAGTTGACTTTATTGAAAACAACATACGAATTTTTAGAAACTGAATTCTTTTCTAAAAAACAAACATCACATATACTTGCTAATTTTGGCTTAAATTATATTGATGTTGCCAAATCGAACAGCAAACTGTATATAGCTTTGTATATCGACCAACATTCATATGGTCAAGAATTAAAACAGTTATCATTTGATTCGTTTCGAAAATCGATTCAAAATGATGAGAAATATACAGAGATTGCAAAAGAACAACTTGAGAAATTGCACATGAATTCATTGATTTGTGCGATGGGAATGGCATCATTGAGTATTTCTGGAATAGTAAACCAATCGGAAGATCAATTGATTACGGCGTTTGAAGCAGTTGAGAAAAATTGTGGAATATAA